In Kushneria marisflavi, the following are encoded in one genomic region:
- a CDS encoding hybrid sensor histidine kinase/response regulator, producing the protein MFQGWLLLTISLLYIATLFGIAWRGDQRARRLGPAKRRPLVYSLALAVYCTSWTFYGSVGQVANSGLQYLSVFLGPILAFLLFWPILTKMIRVAKRQNITSIADFIASRYGKTQALAALASMVALLGTLPYLALQLKAMAASFTVLTANNDIVRSPILGDTAFYVAALMALFAILFGTRHTDATEHHEGLIQAIAFESVVKLGAFVLLGALITWGAFDGLGELSSRAVHDLSAGSHFSSASFGQGFWTQTLLALLAVFCIPRQFHVTVVENTSTDDTARARWLFPLYLIAAGFFVLPLAVAALTMFEGLGLDPDTWVLHLAMAMDQPWLVMITFIGGFAAASGMVIMAAVTLSIMISNEVVIPLLLRFKGFDARHGDYARWVLRIRRLIIVLTLALAYGFYKLTAPSSSLASLGVLSLAALAQLAPALIGGLYWKRGNRLGVSLGLLLGFLIWGYTLLLPTLVRAGLFPFPIDAGPMGIELLSPANLLGLSLDDPITQGVLLSLGVNLFCYIFFSQVTRQRVVERIQASLFVDSVASHQTLINRPWGGTTSVSDLKSLSRRFLNEDQVERAFNDYGWRHQQRLDPGTRASIDLIGFTERLLASAIGASSARIVMNSALSGRDVSISDVVSIVDEASQVLEFNRSLLQATIENINQGVMVVDHKLRIVVWNQRYLELFRFPDHLIHVGEPIERIFLYNAEHGEYGPGDPQEHVRLLMDNIRSGQAHHYQRYRQDDSVLDIHGNPMVGGGFVYTYQDVTDQKRTEEALIRSENNIRIYTDNVPALIAYFDRDCHYLFTNRAYETAMEVDRLQAIGKRAEDVMTASTWKLRAPWMQRALNGERVSWELSLTDREGGTRYMLATYTPHFGESHRVLGFFALYQDITERRLAEIALKETNEHLEERVRERTRELSEVNIALRQENRVRSEAELALRQAKQVAETANASKTRFLAAASHDLLQPLNAARLFTSALTQRLEESEHHDTLVHIDNSLQAAEELLGTLLDISKLDAGALTPRRQIFALNEILRPLYAEFSVMAQDRGLDLDMVETGTVIDSDPQMLRRIIQNFLSNALRYTQHGRVLLGCRRRGEQLLIEVWDTGPGIPESRQAEIFQEFRRLDQKSRHRESEKGLGLGLSIADRMARVLDHPITIRSREGHGTVFALTVPLKQGAVLTRQETQAAQKSAGNRIRGARIICIDNETMTLEGMKAMLEGWECEVFTATSIGGARSVVRNMTGEPDIILADYHLDNEVTGLMALESLAERFTGDVPGIVITADRTEEVADLIRRAGYHLLNKPVRPAALRALLTRTLQANRRSS; encoded by the coding sequence ATGTTTCAGGGCTGGTTACTGCTCACCATCTCGCTTTTGTACATCGCCACGCTCTTTGGCATCGCCTGGCGTGGCGATCAGCGAGCGCGAAGACTGGGGCCGGCCAAACGCCGCCCACTGGTCTACAGCCTGGCACTGGCGGTCTACTGTACCTCCTGGACCTTTTACGGCAGCGTAGGCCAGGTGGCCAATTCCGGACTTCAGTATCTCAGCGTCTTTCTGGGCCCTATCCTGGCCTTTTTGCTGTTCTGGCCAATCCTGACCAAGATGATTCGCGTCGCCAAGCGGCAAAATATCACCTCGATCGCCGATTTTATTGCCTCACGCTACGGCAAGACCCAGGCACTGGCAGCACTGGCCAGCATGGTGGCCCTGCTGGGCACCCTTCCCTATCTGGCCCTGCAGCTCAAGGCCATGGCAGCAAGCTTTACAGTGCTGACGGCTAACAATGACATTGTGCGCTCGCCGATTCTTGGCGATACAGCCTTCTATGTCGCCGCACTCATGGCACTTTTTGCCATTTTGTTCGGCACCCGCCACACCGATGCCACCGAGCATCATGAGGGGCTGATCCAGGCCATTGCCTTTGAATCCGTGGTCAAGCTCGGCGCCTTCGTACTGTTAGGTGCCCTGATCACCTGGGGCGCCTTTGACGGTCTGGGTGAACTCTCCAGTCGAGCAGTACATGACCTGTCTGCCGGCAGTCATTTCAGCAGTGCCAGTTTCGGTCAGGGATTCTGGACCCAGACGCTGCTGGCCCTGCTGGCCGTGTTCTGCATTCCGCGCCAGTTTCACGTCACCGTGGTCGAAAACACCAGCACCGACGACACCGCTCGCGCACGCTGGCTGTTCCCGCTCTACCTGATTGCAGCCGGCTTCTTTGTGCTGCCACTGGCCGTGGCCGCCCTGACAATGTTTGAAGGCTTGGGGTTGGACCCGGACACATGGGTATTGCATCTGGCGATGGCAATGGACCAGCCCTGGCTCGTCATGATCACGTTTATTGGTGGGTTTGCAGCCGCCAGCGGCATGGTCATCATGGCCGCCGTGACCCTGTCCATCATGATCTCAAACGAAGTGGTCATCCCCCTGCTGCTGCGCTTCAAGGGATTTGACGCGCGTCACGGCGACTATGCCCGCTGGGTGTTGCGCATTCGCCGCCTGATCATCGTGCTGACGCTGGCACTGGCCTATGGCTTTTACAAGCTTACCGCCCCCTCCAGTTCGCTCGCCAGCCTTGGGGTACTGTCACTGGCCGCGCTGGCGCAGCTGGCACCGGCTCTGATTGGCGGGCTGTACTGGAAACGAGGCAATCGCCTTGGTGTCAGTCTGGGGCTGCTGCTGGGCTTTCTGATCTGGGGTTACACCCTGTTGCTGCCCACGCTGGTACGCGCCGGCCTTTTCCCGTTCCCTATCGATGCCGGTCCGATGGGCATCGAACTGCTCAGCCCCGCCAATCTGCTGGGCCTGTCACTGGATGACCCCATCACCCAGGGGGTTCTACTGTCACTGGGCGTGAATCTCTTCTGCTATATCTTTTTCTCCCAGGTGACGCGCCAGCGAGTGGTCGAGCGCATTCAGGCCTCACTGTTTGTCGACAGCGTGGCGTCTCATCAGACCCTGATCAATCGGCCATGGGGCGGCACCACGTCGGTGAGCGATCTCAAGTCCCTGTCCCGGCGTTTTCTCAATGAGGATCAGGTCGAGCGCGCCTTCAATGACTATGGCTGGCGTCATCAACAGCGTTTGGATCCTGGCACACGGGCTTCGATCGACCTGATCGGATTTACCGAGCGGCTTCTGGCCTCCGCCATTGGCGCCTCGTCGGCACGCATCGTCATGAACTCGGCGCTTTCCGGGCGGGATGTGTCCATCTCGGACGTCGTGTCCATCGTCGATGAAGCCTCCCAGGTCCTCGAGTTCAACCGATCCCTTTTGCAGGCCACCATCGAGAACATCAATCAGGGCGTGATGGTGGTGGACCACAAGCTGCGCATCGTGGTCTGGAATCAGCGCTACCTGGAGCTGTTTCGCTTTCCTGACCACCTGATTCATGTTGGCGAACCCATCGAGCGCATCTTTTTATACAACGCCGAGCACGGCGAATATGGCCCCGGCGACCCACAGGAACACGTGCGGCTTTTGATGGACAATATTCGCAGCGGCCAGGCACACCACTATCAGCGCTACCGACAGGATGACAGTGTGCTCGACATCCACGGCAACCCCATGGTGGGCGGCGGTTTTGTCTACACCTACCAGGATGTGACCGATCAGAAGCGCACGGAAGAAGCCCTGATCCGCTCGGAAAACAATATCCGTATCTATACCGATAACGTACCGGCACTGATCGCCTATTTTGACCGCGACTGCCACTACCTCTTCACCAATCGCGCCTACGAAACGGCCATGGAAGTGGATCGTCTTCAGGCGATCGGCAAACGTGCTGAAGACGTCATGACCGCCAGCACATGGAAGCTGCGCGCCCCATGGATGCAGCGCGCACTCAACGGCGAGCGTGTGTCATGGGAGCTCTCCCTGACCGACCGGGAAGGCGGCACACGTTATATGCTCGCCACCTATACGCCCCATTTCGGAGAAAGCCATCGGGTACTGGGCTTTTTCGCGCTGTACCAGGACATTACCGAGCGCCGGCTGGCTGAAATTGCTCTCAAGGAAACCAATGAGCATCTCGAGGAGCGCGTGCGTGAGCGTACCCGGGAGCTATCCGAGGTCAACATTGCGCTACGTCAGGAAAACCGGGTTCGCTCCGAAGCCGAGCTGGCATTGCGGCAGGCCAAGCAGGTCGCCGAAACCGCCAATGCGTCAAAAACCCGCTTTCTGGCCGCAGCAAGCCATGATTTGCTCCAGCCGCTTAACGCCGCACGGCTGTTCACCTCGGCCCTGACTCAACGTCTGGAAGAGAGCGAACACCACGACACGCTGGTGCACATCGACAACTCGCTTCAGGCGGCAGAAGAGCTGCTGGGGACCCTGCTGGACATTTCCAAGCTGGATGCCGGCGCGTTGACGCCCCGACGTCAGATCTTTGCTCTCAATGAGATTCTGCGCCCCCTGTATGCTGAATTTTCGGTCATGGCCCAGGACCGCGGCCTGGATCTGGACATGGTCGAAACGGGCACCGTGATCGACAGCGACCCTCAGATGCTCAGGCGCATCATTCAAAACTTTCTTTCCAATGCCCTGCGCTACACCCAGCACGGCCGCGTCCTGCTGGGCTGTCGCCGCCGCGGTGAGCAACTGTTGATCGAGGTATGGGATACCGGTCCTGGCATTCCGGAATCGCGTCAGGCCGAGATCTTTCAGGAGTTTCGCCGACTGGATCAGAAATCACGTCACCGTGAGAGCGAGAAGGGACTGGGGCTGGGGCTTTCCATTGCCGATCGCATGGCGCGCGTGCTCGATCATCCGATTACCATTCGCTCGCGGGAAGGTCACGGCACCGTTTTTGCACTGACCGTACCGCTCAAGCAGGGTGCCGTCCTTACCCGTCAGGAAACTCAGGCCGCACAGAAAAGCGCCGGCAATCGCATTCGCGGTGCACGGATCATCTGCATCGATAACGAGACCATGACGCTGGAGGGCATGAAGGCCATGCTGGAAGGCTGGGAATGCGAGGTATTTACGGCTACCTCGATCGGCGGTGCACGCTCGGTTGTGCGTAACATGACCGGTGAGCCCGACATTATTCTGGCTGATTACCACCTGGATAATGAAGTGACCGGCCTGATGGCACTGGAATCACTGGCCGAGCGCTTTACCGGAGATGTCCCGGGGATCGTGATCACGGCCGATCGCACCGAAGAGGTCGCCGATTTGATTCGCCGAGCCGGTTATCACCTGCTCAATAAACCGGTTCGCCCGGCGGCGCTGCGCGCCCTTCTGACCCGAACTCTCCAGGCCAACCGTCGCTCGAGTTGA
- the ttcA gene encoding tRNA 2-thiocytidine(32) synthetase TtcA, translating into MQELDQSVNTLQKREFDKLQKRLRRNVGNAIIDYAMINDGDRVMVCLSGGKDSYTMLEILRNLQRNAPVNFELVAVNMDQKQPGFPEHVLPEYLAGQGVEYHIVERDTYSIVKEKVPEGKTTCGLCSRLRRGTLYGFAEEIGANKIALGHHRDDMLETLFLNMFFGGSLKSMPPKLLSDDGKNIVIRPMAYCAEADIAKFAEAMAFPIIPCNLCGSQENLQRQVVKEMLADWERKHPGRIETMFKALTNVAPSQLADRDLFDFHGLEEKQRLMKRDRIDTVNLMARDDDAPLS; encoded by the coding sequence ATGCAAGAACTTGATCAGTCCGTGAACACTCTCCAGAAGCGGGAGTTCGACAAGCTTCAAAAACGTCTGCGCCGTAACGTCGGCAATGCCATCATCGACTATGCCATGATCAATGATGGCGACAGGGTGATGGTGTGCCTCTCCGGTGGCAAGGACTCCTACACCATGCTCGAAATTCTTCGCAATCTTCAGCGCAATGCGCCGGTGAACTTTGAGCTGGTGGCCGTCAACATGGATCAGAAACAGCCCGGCTTTCCAGAGCATGTGCTGCCGGAGTATCTGGCAGGGCAGGGCGTTGAGTATCACATCGTTGAACGTGATACCTACTCGATCGTGAAAGAGAAGGTCCCCGAGGGCAAGACAACCTGCGGGCTGTGTTCGCGTCTGCGACGTGGCACGCTTTACGGTTTTGCCGAAGAGATCGGCGCCAACAAGATCGCGCTGGGTCATCATCGCGACGACATGCTGGAAACGCTTTTTCTCAACATGTTCTTTGGGGGGTCGCTCAAGTCGATGCCGCCCAAGCTGCTCTCCGACGATGGCAAGAATATCGTGATTCGTCCGATGGCCTACTGCGCCGAGGCCGATATCGCAAAATTTGCCGAAGCCATGGCCTTTCCCATCATTCCGTGCAATCTGTGTGGCAGTCAGGAAAACCTGCAGCGTCAGGTGGTCAAGGAAATGCTCGCCGACTGGGAGCGTAAGCACCCCGGGCGAATCGAGACCATGTTCAAGGCATTGACCAATGTGGCGCCCTCCCAGCTGGCGGATCGGGACCTGTTTGACTTTCACGGGCTCGAGGAAAAACAGCGCCTGATGAAACGTGACCGTATCGACACGGTAAATCTGATGGCACGGGATGATGACGCGCCGCTGTCATGA
- the acs gene encoding acetate--CoA ligase has translation MAGAAQKLRSPISEQDYRERYHYSIESPEAFWREEMQRLDWMRTPENILNGHFGDNHSRIKWFEDGVLNASVNCLDRHLESRGDKPAILWEGDNCDHQRVLTYRELHQGTCRFANMLKALGVGRGDTVTLYMPMIPEAAIAMLACARIGAVHSVVFGGFSPEALAGRISDCASQVVITADISRRGGKQVPLKKNVDEALAIKGTECVEHVLVVPCGDAPIDWQARDIDACAMMQEQSDQCAPEAMNAEDPLFILYTSGSTGTPKGLMHTTGGYLLYASMTHQEIFGLRDDDVYWCAADVGWVTGHSYVVYGPLANGATTVMFEGVPSYPDYGRVGEVIDRHNITIFYTSPTAIRAMMGHGDHVMDSSRRDSLRLIGTVGEPINPQAWHFSHQIIGNGRCPIMDTWWQTETGGHMMAPLTDVENVKPGAAMRPFFGIQPALMDAEGNRIEGEGDGSLVIEGSWPGQARTIWGNHERFEETYFSMHPGTYFTGDGAHRDADGDYWLTGRIDDVLNVSGHRMGTAEIESALVAHPAVAEAAVVGFPHDMKGQGIYAYITLMQGAEASDALSRELNDVVRRDIGAIAKLDAIQWAPGLPKTRSGKIMRRILRKIAANEVDGLGDISTLSDPDVVEALIKERVNH, from the coding sequence ATGGCGGGTGCCGCACAAAAGCTGCGTAGCCCGATCAGCGAGCAGGACTACCGCGAGCGCTATCATTATTCGATCGAATCTCCTGAAGCGTTCTGGCGTGAAGAGATGCAACGTCTTGACTGGATGCGCACGCCTGAAAATATTCTCAACGGTCACTTCGGAGACAACCATTCCCGAATCAAATGGTTCGAGGATGGTGTGCTCAACGCTTCTGTCAACTGTCTGGATCGCCACCTCGAAAGCCGCGGCGACAAGCCGGCCATCCTCTGGGAAGGGGACAATTGTGATCATCAGCGCGTACTGACCTATCGCGAGCTGCATCAAGGAACGTGCCGGTTTGCCAACATGCTCAAGGCGCTCGGAGTGGGGCGTGGCGATACCGTAACGCTGTACATGCCGATGATTCCTGAAGCCGCGATTGCCATGCTGGCGTGTGCTCGCATCGGGGCCGTGCACTCCGTGGTATTTGGCGGCTTTTCTCCGGAAGCGTTGGCCGGGCGGATCTCGGACTGTGCCTCGCAGGTGGTGATTACTGCCGATATTTCACGACGCGGCGGCAAGCAGGTGCCGCTCAAGAAAAATGTCGACGAGGCACTGGCCATCAAGGGCACCGAATGTGTCGAGCATGTACTGGTGGTGCCTTGCGGTGACGCGCCGATTGACTGGCAAGCACGTGATATCGATGCCTGCGCGATGATGCAGGAGCAGTCGGATCAGTGCGCTCCCGAGGCAATGAACGCTGAAGATCCGCTGTTCATTCTTTATACCTCGGGGTCGACGGGCACGCCCAAGGGGCTGATGCATACGACAGGAGGCTATCTGCTCTATGCGTCCATGACGCATCAGGAGATCTTTGGCCTGCGTGACGATGACGTTTACTGGTGTGCTGCGGATGTAGGCTGGGTCACCGGTCACTCCTATGTGGTATACGGCCCGCTGGCCAATGGAGCTACGACGGTCATGTTCGAGGGGGTACCGAGCTATCCGGATTATGGCCGGGTTGGCGAGGTGATTGATCGACACAACATTACGATCTTCTATACCTCTCCCACGGCCATTCGCGCCATGATGGGGCATGGTGATCATGTCATGGACAGCAGTCGACGCGATTCCCTGCGTCTGATCGGTACGGTAGGGGAGCCCATCAATCCACAGGCGTGGCATTTCAGTCACCAGATTATTGGCAATGGGCGCTGTCCGATCATGGATACCTGGTGGCAGACCGAAACCGGTGGTCACATGATGGCGCCGCTCACGGATGTCGAAAACGTCAAGCCTGGAGCAGCCATGCGACCCTTCTTTGGCATTCAGCCGGCGCTGATGGATGCTGAAGGAAACCGTATCGAAGGAGAAGGCGACGGCAGCCTTGTCATTGAAGGAAGCTGGCCGGGCCAGGCGCGCACCATCTGGGGCAATCACGAGCGTTTTGAGGAAACCTACTTCAGCATGCATCCCGGTACTTATTTTACCGGCGATGGGGCGCATCGCGATGCAGATGGGGATTACTGGCTTACCGGCCGCATCGATGATGTGCTCAACGTTTCCGGCCATCGCATGGGTACGGCAGAAATTGAATCGGCACTGGTGGCGCATCCGGCCGTGGCCGAGGCAGCGGTCGTGGGCTTTCCCCATGATATGAAGGGCCAGGGGATCTATGCCTATATCACCCTGATGCAGGGGGCTGAAGCTTCTGATGCCCTGAGCAGGGAGCTCAATGATGTCGTACGCCGTGATATCGGCGCCATTGCCAAGCTTGATGCCATCCAGTGGGCGCCCGGTCTACCCAAGACCCGTTCGGGCAAGATCATGCGACGCATCCTGCGCAAGATTGCCGCCAATGAAGTCGATGGGCTGGGGGATATCAGCACCCTGTCCGATCCTGATGTGGTCGAAGCCCTGATCAAGGAGCGAGTTAACCACTGA
- a CDS encoding response regulator has product MAFAQKFIVADDHPLFRAALTQSLRQVAANAEIVEADTMEATIEVVTRHPDADLILLDLRMPGAHGFSGLIQLRGQMPDIPVAVISGSEEPQVVRRSLDYGASGFIPKSASLDTIAGGISAILDGEIWLPAEMADYLGDGDEEEAKFAAAIASLTPQQFRVLNMLTEGLLNKQIAYDLNVSEATIKAHVTAILRKLGVHSRTQAVIAAQKLEVEPSRVEN; this is encoded by the coding sequence ATGGCCTTTGCCCAGAAGTTTATCGTGGCAGACGATCACCCCTTGTTTCGTGCGGCACTGACGCAGTCTCTGCGTCAGGTAGCGGCCAATGCCGAAATTGTCGAAGCCGACACCATGGAAGCCACCATCGAGGTCGTGACACGTCACCCCGATGCTGATTTGATTCTTCTGGATCTGCGTATGCCCGGTGCACATGGCTTCTCGGGGTTGATTCAGTTGCGTGGCCAGATGCCTGACATCCCCGTGGCGGTTATTTCCGGCAGTGAAGAGCCGCAGGTGGTACGTCGCTCTCTTGATTATGGTGCGTCGGGATTTATACCCAAGTCCGCTTCGCTGGATACAATCGCCGGTGGTATCAGCGCCATTCTGGATGGTGAGATATGGCTGCCAGCGGAAATGGCAGACTACCTTGGAGACGGCGATGAGGAGGAAGCCAAGTTCGCCGCAGCCATCGCATCACTGACGCCACAACAGTTTCGCGTGCTGAACATGCTGACCGAAGGCCTGCTGAACAAGCAGATTGCCTATGATCTCAATGTGTCCGAGGCCACAATCAAGGCGCATGTCACCGCCATTTTGCGCAAGCTGGGCGTTCATTCGCGCACGCAGGCCGTGATCGCGGCCCAGAAGCTGGAAGTGGAGCCTTCTCGCGTCGAAAATTGA
- a CDS encoding SprT family zinc-dependent metalloprotease, which translates to MTDFPASDIDEFPIGDASRARLLAHVERSLQRARQRYPALPSPGVWYDLRGRSAGQAHYGRGGLRFNMTLYSEQPDAFLAEVVPHEMAHWVVHHVYPGRVRPHGVQWQRIMIEIFDRPPSTTHQFDTSKASPAPYAYLCGCRRHYFTRRRHNNERRGSRYRCRHCGETLRLEASAEAHTTRDER; encoded by the coding sequence ATGACCGATTTTCCAGCCAGCGACATTGATGAGTTTCCCATCGGGGATGCCAGTCGGGCCCGGCTTTTGGCCCATGTCGAGCGATCTCTCCAAAGAGCCCGCCAGCGCTACCCGGCGCTGCCGTCTCCAGGGGTCTGGTATGACCTGCGTGGGCGCAGTGCCGGACAGGCCCATTATGGGCGTGGCGGGTTGCGCTTTAACATGACGCTGTACAGCGAGCAGCCCGATGCCTTTCTGGCAGAGGTCGTGCCGCACGAAATGGCCCACTGGGTTGTCCATCATGTCTATCCCGGACGCGTTCGCCCGCACGGCGTGCAGTGGCAGCGGATCATGATCGAGATATTCGATCGCCCGCCCAGCACCACCCATCAGTTTGATACCTCAAAAGCCAGCCCCGCGCCTTATGCCTATCTCTGTGGCTGTCGTCGTCACTACTTTACGCGTCGACGCCATAATAATGAGCGTCGAGGCAGTCGATATCGCTGCCGCCACTGTGGTGAGACGTTGCGCCTTGAAGCGAGCGCCGAAGCGCACACGACGCGCGACGAACGGTGA